A portion of the Sulfuriferula sp. AH1 genome contains these proteins:
- a CDS encoding DUF1614 domain-containing protein, whose amino-acid sequence MPKLPLRFLLLIIAFVFLLTFVQLGVLTIAFDKLGLSPHSAYLLFMTTLLGSFINLPLLTVEATAPATPMPAPPLSKLFHVTVPPFEGKTLIAVNVGGCLTPLGFSIYLLMHNPVNLIQAGLAIAGVAIISYVTSRPLHGIGIGIPIFVAPLAAALMAVIINHEQSAPLAYIGGTLGVLIGADLLRLKDIRAMGTPLASIGGAGTFDGIFVTGIVAVLLT is encoded by the coding sequence ATGCCCAAGTTGCCATTACGGTTTTTACTGCTGATTATTGCGTTCGTGTTTCTGCTAACGTTCGTCCAGCTGGGTGTGCTAACCATTGCTTTTGACAAATTGGGCCTATCGCCGCACTCTGCCTATCTGCTGTTCATGACCACCCTGCTTGGCAGTTTCATCAATCTGCCGCTGTTAACCGTGGAAGCAACCGCCCCCGCCACGCCCATGCCGGCTCCGCCATTAAGCAAATTGTTTCATGTCACCGTGCCGCCCTTCGAAGGAAAAACACTCATTGCCGTGAATGTAGGCGGATGTTTGACGCCTCTCGGTTTCTCCATTTATCTGTTAATGCACAACCCGGTGAATCTGATCCAGGCCGGCCTGGCTATCGCCGGAGTAGCAATCATCAGCTATGTGACCAGCCGCCCTTTGCATGGAATAGGCATAGGGATACCCATATTTGTGGCACCACTGGCAGCCGCACTGATGGCGGTAATCATTAATCATGAACAAAGTGCGCCGCTGGCATACATCGGCGGAACGCTGGGTGTGCTGATCGGCGCGGATCTGCTGCGGTTGAAAGACATCCGGGCGATGGGAACTCCGCTGGCCTCGATAGGTGGCGCAGGCACATTTGACGGGATTTTTGTGACCGGCATCGTCGCCGTACTGCTGACATAA
- the rlmN gene encoding 23S rRNA (adenine(2503)-C(2))-methyltransferase RlmN produces the protein MPINLLDYDLAGLTAYFAELGEKPFRAKQVIRWMHHFGVADFEQMSDLAKSLREKLSLIATVTPPQMMAEQSSSDGTRKWLLDVGSMNGVETVFIPDDTRGTLCVSSQVGCALECTFCSTGRQGFNRNLSVAEIIGQLWWANRALGRDPKGERIITNVVMMGMGEPLANYTNVVTALNLMLNDNAYGLSRRRVTVSTSGLVPAMDRLREDCPVALAVSLHAPNDTLRDEIVPINQKYPLAELMAACQRYLEKAPRDFVTFEYVMLDGINDQPEHARQLVALVRDVPCKFNLIPFNPFPNSGYLCSKPDAIRRFRDILMQAGHVVTTRKTRGEDIDAACGQLAGQVQDKTKRTLRRIEVVQ, from the coding sequence ATGCCCATCAATTTACTCGATTATGACCTGGCAGGATTAACCGCCTACTTTGCTGAACTGGGCGAAAAACCGTTTCGTGCCAAGCAGGTAATACGCTGGATGCATCATTTCGGTGTAGCCGATTTCGAGCAGATGAGCGATCTCGCCAAATCGCTACGCGAAAAACTGTCGCTTATCGCCACCGTCACGCCACCGCAAATGATGGCAGAACAATCATCGAGCGACGGTACCCGCAAATGGCTGCTGGACGTCGGCAGCATGAACGGCGTTGAAACCGTATTCATTCCTGACGATACGCGCGGCACGCTGTGCGTATCGTCCCAGGTTGGCTGTGCACTGGAATGCACGTTCTGCTCTACCGGCCGCCAGGGATTCAACCGCAATTTAAGTGTAGCCGAAATTATCGGCCAGCTTTGGTGGGCAAATCGCGCCTTGGGGCGCGACCCCAAAGGCGAGCGCATCATCACCAATGTGGTCATGATGGGCATGGGCGAACCGCTTGCCAATTACACCAATGTCGTCACCGCGCTCAATCTCATGCTGAACGATAATGCTTACGGTCTTTCGCGGCGACGCGTCACAGTCAGCACATCGGGTCTGGTACCGGCGATGGACAGATTGCGTGAGGATTGCCCCGTCGCTTTGGCGGTATCATTGCATGCACCCAACGACACTTTGCGCGATGAAATCGTGCCTATCAATCAGAAATACCCGCTGGCGGAGCTCATGGCAGCTTGCCAACGCTATCTGGAAAAGGCGCCACGAGATTTTGTAACCTTTGAGTACGTCATGCTCGACGGCATCAATGATCAGCCCGAGCATGCCCGCCAACTCGTCGCACTGGTCCGCGATGTACCTTGCAAATTCAATCTGATTCCGTTTAATCCGTTTCCGAATTCCGGTTACCTTTGTTCCAAACCCGATGCTATCCGGCGTTTTCGCGATATTCTGATGCAGGCCGGACACGTCGTCACCACCCGCAAAACGCGCGGGGAAGATATTGACGCTGCCTGTGGCCAGTTGGCCGGGCAAGTCCAAGACAAAACCAAACGTACACTACGTCGCATCGAGGTGGTTCAATGA
- the bamB gene encoding outer membrane protein assembly factor BamB: MNFRLSVLLLALVTSLSGCAGITRNLNPMNWFGSSSTVEKPAPLVDFKPGVTVKTGWQASVGASQNIAFAPAIVLDAIYSASAKGQLVKLNPATGKVEWQTTVGTALSAGVGASIDSEYVGTPKGEVIAFDDNGKKRWATQLSSEVLGVPKAAEGIVVVRTEDGRIYGLSADDGKQKWMYQRVLPALILRSQASLLITKGAIFAGYPGGKLIALSLDTGNVGWEVNVAQPRGASEIERVSDVTSMPVIDDQRICAVAYQGRVACFEIRTGTLIWAKDISSTAGLTMDNNNLYISDDKGAVVALDKTTGASVWRQDQLRARRLTAPRRVGDYLAVGDLEGYVHVLSLDDGHFVGRAATDGSAIISQPQERNDNLIVQTAKGGVYTLTVR, translated from the coding sequence ATGAATTTCCGCCTAAGTGTACTACTATTAGCCCTCGTCACCAGCCTGAGCGGTTGTGCCGGGATTACCAGAAATCTCAATCCAATGAACTGGTTCGGCAGCAGTTCGACGGTTGAAAAGCCGGCACCACTAGTCGACTTCAAGCCCGGCGTTACCGTCAAAACCGGCTGGCAGGCCAGTGTAGGCGCCAGTCAGAATATAGCCTTTGCACCTGCCATCGTACTGGATGCCATCTATAGTGCCAGTGCCAAGGGCCAGCTGGTCAAACTGAATCCGGCTACCGGCAAGGTCGAGTGGCAAACGACAGTCGGCACAGCGCTTTCGGCAGGTGTGGGCGCCAGCATAGACAGCGAATATGTAGGCACGCCCAAAGGCGAAGTCATTGCATTCGATGACAATGGCAAAAAGCGCTGGGCCACGCAGCTATCCAGCGAAGTATTAGGCGTTCCCAAAGCGGCTGAAGGCATCGTCGTGGTGCGCACCGAAGATGGCCGCATTTATGGGCTGAGCGCCGATGACGGCAAACAGAAATGGATGTACCAGCGCGTGCTCCCTGCACTGATCCTGCGCAGTCAGGCCAGCCTGCTGATTACCAAAGGCGCCATATTTGCCGGCTATCCCGGCGGCAAACTGATCGCCCTGTCTCTTGATACCGGCAATGTCGGCTGGGAAGTCAATGTGGCCCAGCCGCGCGGCGCATCGGAAATCGAACGCGTCAGCGACGTGACCAGCATGCCCGTCATCGACGATCAGCGGATCTGTGCCGTTGCCTATCAGGGACGCGTTGCCTGTTTCGAGATTCGTACCGGCACCCTGATCTGGGCAAAAGACATCTCCAGCACTGCCGGCCTGACCATGGACAACAACAACCTCTATATCAGCGATGACAAAGGTGCCGTAGTCGCACTGGATAAAACCACAGGCGCCAGTGTATGGCGGCAAGACCAGTTGCGCGCGCGTCGCCTTACCGCTCCGCGTCGCGTCGGTGATTATCTGGCAGTAGGCGATCTGGAAGGCTATGTCCATGTGCTGTCGCTGGATGACGGCCACTTCGTCGGCCGCGCGGCAACGGACGGTTCCGCCATTATCAGCCAGCCGCAGGAACGCAACGACAACCTGATTGTTCAAACTGCGAAAGGCGGCGTTTACACGCTGACCGTACGTTAA
- the ispG gene encoding flavodoxin-dependent (E)-4-hydroxy-3-methylbut-2-enyl-diphosphate synthase — MFNIQLPRHSTRKVWIGDIAVGGDAPIAVQSMTNTDTADIAGTAEQTYALWRTGSEMVRITVNTMEAAEAVPHIRDALAKRGCNVPLIGDFHFNGHRLLTSVPACAEALAKYRINPGNVGKGSKRDEQYAAMIETACRYDKPVRIGVNWGSLDQAHLARMMDENARLAEPREPEWVMREALITSALESARKAEEIGLGRDKIILSCKLSGVQDLISTYQELASRCDYPLHLGLTEAGMGSKGIVASTAALSVLLQQGIGDTIRISLTPEPGGDRTQEVVVAQEILQTMGLRSFTPMVVACPGCGRTTSTVFQHLAQDIQRYLRDQMPSWRNRYPGVENMHVAVMGCVVNGPGESKHANIGISLPGTGEVPVAPVYVDGEKTVTLKGERIAEEFQAIVENYVQSHYGEAQAVARSKTITIHPAS, encoded by the coding sequence ATGTTTAATATTCAACTTCCCCGCCACAGCACACGCAAAGTCTGGATAGGCGACATTGCAGTAGGCGGAGATGCGCCGATTGCAGTGCAATCCATGACCAACACCGACACTGCCGATATCGCCGGAACGGCAGAACAGACCTATGCCCTCTGGCGCACAGGATCGGAAATGGTACGCATCACGGTCAATACCATGGAAGCTGCCGAGGCCGTGCCGCATATCCGCGACGCCCTGGCCAAGCGTGGCTGCAATGTGCCATTGATCGGCGATTTCCACTTCAACGGACACAGGCTGCTCACCAGTGTGCCTGCATGCGCAGAAGCGCTGGCCAAATACCGTATCAACCCCGGCAACGTCGGCAAAGGCAGCAAACGTGACGAGCAATACGCCGCGATGATAGAAACAGCCTGCCGTTACGACAAACCCGTGCGCATCGGCGTCAACTGGGGCAGCCTGGACCAGGCGCATCTGGCGCGCATGATGGATGAAAATGCCCGGCTGGCCGAGCCGCGCGAGCCGGAATGGGTGATGCGCGAAGCACTGATTACATCTGCGCTGGAATCGGCACGCAAAGCCGAAGAAATCGGACTGGGCCGCGACAAGATCATCCTGTCATGCAAACTCTCCGGTGTGCAGGACCTGATCAGCACCTATCAGGAACTGGCATCGCGTTGCGATTACCCGCTGCATTTAGGCCTGACTGAAGCCGGCATGGGTTCGAAAGGCATCGTCGCTTCGACCGCTGCACTGTCGGTTTTGCTGCAGCAAGGCATCGGCGACACCATCCGCATTTCCCTCACACCCGAACCGGGCGGCGACCGCACCCAGGAAGTGGTTGTGGCACAAGAAATATTGCAAACCATGGGCTTGCGCTCATTCACCCCGATGGTAGTCGCCTGCCCCGGCTGCGGGCGCACCACCAGCACCGTATTCCAGCATCTGGCCCAGGACATCCAGCGTTACCTGCGCGACCAGATGCCGAGCTGGCGTAATCGTTATCCCGGCGTGGAAAACATGCACGTTGCGGTCATGGGTTGCGTCGTCAACGGCCCTGGCGAATCGAAGCATGCCAATATCGGCATCAGCTTGCCCGGTACCGGCGAAGTCCCGGTTGCACCCGTGTATGTGGATGGCGAAAAAACCGTCACGCTCAAAGGCGAACGTATAGCCGAGGAATTCCAGGCCATTGTCGAGAATTATGTACAAAGTCATTATGGTGAGGCCCAAGCGGTAGCTCGCAGCAAGACCATAACCATACACCCAGCTTCTTAA
- the ndk gene encoding nucleoside-diphosphate kinase produces the protein MAVERTLSIIKPDAVAKNVIGKIYQRFEDAGLKIVAARMVQLSRADAEGFYAVHSARPFFKDLVDFMISGPVMVQVLEGENAMQKNRDLMGATDPKKADAGTIRADFADSIDANAVHGSDSTENAAIEIAYFFPAMNVYAR, from the coding sequence ATGGCTGTTGAACGTACCCTGTCGATTATCAAACCTGACGCAGTTGCCAAGAATGTGATTGGCAAAATCTACCAGCGTTTCGAAGATGCCGGCCTGAAAATTGTTGCCGCACGCATGGTGCAGCTGTCTCGCGCCGATGCCGAAGGTTTTTACGCAGTACACAGCGCCCGTCCTTTCTTCAAGGATCTGGTTGATTTCATGATTTCCGGCCCGGTCATGGTACAAGTGCTGGAAGGCGAAAACGCCATGCAGAAAAATCGCGACCTGATGGGCGCTACCGATCCAAAGAAAGCTGATGCAGGCACCATTCGCGCCGACTTTGCCGACAGTATCGATGCCAATGCAGTACACGGCTCCGACTCCACCGAGAATGCAGCGATCGAAATCGCCTATTTTTTTCCGGCAATGAACGTTTACGCACGCTAA
- the hisS gene encoding histidine--tRNA ligase — MSNPIQAIRGMNDILPEQTPRWQQFESIVHDWLNAYGYREIRTPIVEQTSLFKRAIGEITDIVEKEMYSFEDALNGEQLSLRPEGTAACVRAVIQHNLLYNTPQRLWYAGPMFRHERPQKGRYRQFHQIGVESLGYADPDMDAEHIIMTADLWRRLGLSGITLEINTLGDAAARARHRTRLISYLEAHSDQLDDDAKRRLHSNPLRILDTKNPAMQALVDAAPRLYDDLDEAALVHFEAVQSILRANNIEYRINPRLVRGLDYYNYTVFEWITDQLGTQGTVCAGGRYDSLIEQIGGKPAPACGYAMGIERLLALIEVAGIALTGNTADAYIVHQGEAATAFAWQVASELRQAGLNVILHCGGGSFKSQMKKADASGAAFACIIGDDEAALGQITLKSLRAAMEQTSCATEQAISLLKSRN; from the coding sequence ATGAGCAACCCCATACAAGCCATACGCGGGATGAACGACATCCTGCCAGAACAGACGCCACGCTGGCAACAGTTCGAATCCATTGTCCACGACTGGCTGAACGCTTACGGCTACCGGGAAATCCGCACGCCCATCGTCGAACAGACCAGCCTGTTCAAACGCGCCATCGGCGAAATCACCGATATCGTGGAAAAGGAAATGTACTCGTTCGAGGATGCGCTCAACGGCGAACAGTTATCGCTGCGTCCAGAAGGCACAGCGGCATGCGTGCGCGCGGTCATCCAGCACAACCTGCTCTACAATACACCACAACGGCTATGGTACGCAGGCCCGATGTTCCGTCACGAACGCCCGCAAAAAGGCCGTTACCGCCAGTTCCATCAAATCGGCGTCGAATCCCTGGGCTACGCCGATCCTGACATGGATGCCGAGCATATCATCATGACGGCCGACCTGTGGCGACGTCTTGGCCTGTCCGGCATCACGCTGGAAATCAATACGCTGGGCGATGCGGCAGCGCGTGCCCGCCATCGCACCCGTCTTATCAGCTATCTGGAAGCGCACAGCGACCAGCTTGACGACGATGCCAAACGCCGCTTGCACAGTAACCCGTTACGCATACTCGATACCAAAAACCCGGCCATGCAGGCATTGGTTGACGCTGCCCCGAGACTTTACGATGATCTGGATGAGGCGGCACTGGTCCATTTCGAAGCTGTGCAATCCATTCTGCGGGCAAATAATATCGAATACCGCATCAATCCCCGTCTGGTGCGCGGCCTCGACTATTACAATTACACCGTATTCGAATGGATTACCGACCAGCTCGGCACCCAGGGTACCGTCTGCGCAGGCGGTCGCTACGACAGCCTGATCGAACAAATCGGCGGCAAGCCCGCGCCAGCATGCGGCTACGCCATGGGCATAGAGCGCCTGCTCGCGCTGATCGAGGTCGCCGGCATCGCGCTCACCGGAAATACAGCAGACGCTTACATCGTGCATCAAGGCGAAGCAGCCACTGCCTTTGCCTGGCAAGTCGCAAGCGAATTGCGTCAGGCCGGACTGAATGTAATTTTGCATTGCGGCGGCGGCAGTTTTAAGTCGCAAATGAAAAAAGCCGATGCCAGCGGTGCTGCATTTGCCTGTATCATTGGCGACGACGAGGCCGCGCTAGGGCAAATCACTTTGAAATCCCTGCGTGCTGCCATGGAACAAACGAGCTGCGCCACAGAACAAGCCATCAGCTTATTAAAATCAAGGAATTAG
- the der gene encoding ribosome biogenesis GTPase Der, with protein MKPTIVLVGRPNVGKSTLFNRLTKTRDAIVADIPGLTRDRHYGHGKIGSKPYLVVDTGGFEPIAKDGIMHEMARQTLQAIDEADVILFMVDVRTGCTAQDKVIADRLRMSGRPVHLVVNKTEGMRREVVTAEFHELALGEPMAISASHGEGVPELVEIALEHIPEATEETEDDHPKIALIGRPNVGKSTLVNSFLGEERVIAFDQPGTTRDSIYIDFERNHKKYTLIDTAGVRRRGKVFEAIEKFSVIKTLQAIEDANVVVLVLDAQTDISEQDAHLAGFVLEAGRALVVAVNKWDGLSDYQRDCVKREISRKLQFLEFAKFHYISALKGTGLNPLLVSVDAAYTAAMAKLSTPQLTRILMDAVAAHQPPKTGPFRPKPRYAHQGGMNPPLIVVHGSALDKISDSYKRYLEKTFIQAFKLQGTPLRVQFNVGKNPFADRKPAPLTPAEAKAAHRKRRQGRKMYGKQRKKD; from the coding sequence ATGAAACCCACTATCGTACTGGTCGGTCGCCCCAACGTCGGAAAATCCACTTTATTCAATCGCCTGACCAAGACGCGCGATGCCATCGTTGCCGATATTCCCGGGCTCACCCGCGACCGTCACTACGGCCACGGCAAGATCGGCAGCAAGCCTTATCTGGTCGTCGATACCGGCGGTTTCGAACCGATCGCCAAAGACGGCATCATGCACGAAATGGCGCGACAGACTCTGCAGGCGATCGACGAAGCCGATGTGATCCTGTTCATGGTCGATGTCCGTACCGGCTGTACGGCACAGGACAAAGTCATCGCCGATCGGCTGCGCATGAGCGGACGTCCCGTGCATCTGGTCGTCAACAAAACCGAAGGCATGCGCCGCGAAGTCGTGACCGCCGAATTCCATGAACTGGCGCTGGGCGAGCCGATGGCCATTTCCGCCAGTCACGGCGAAGGTGTGCCGGAACTGGTCGAGATCGCGCTGGAACACATACCGGAGGCGACCGAAGAAACCGAAGACGACCATCCCAAGATCGCGTTGATCGGCCGCCCCAACGTCGGCAAATCGACGCTCGTAAACAGCTTTCTGGGCGAGGAACGGGTGATCGCATTCGACCAGCCCGGCACCACGCGCGACAGCATCTACATCGACTTCGAACGCAACCACAAAAAATACACCCTGATCGATACCGCTGGCGTACGCCGTCGCGGCAAGGTATTCGAAGCCATCGAGAAATTCTCGGTGATCAAGACCCTGCAAGCGATCGAAGATGCGAATGTGGTAGTACTGGTACTGGACGCGCAGACCGACATTTCCGAACAGGATGCGCATCTGGCCGGATTCGTACTGGAAGCCGGACGTGCGCTGGTGGTTGCGGTCAACAAATGGGATGGCCTGAGCGATTATCAGCGCGACTGCGTGAAACGCGAGATCTCGCGCAAACTGCAATTCCTTGAATTTGCCAAATTCCATTACATTTCCGCACTTAAAGGCACCGGACTCAATCCGTTACTGGTTTCAGTGGATGCCGCCTATACCGCCGCAATGGCCAAGCTGTCCACGCCACAACTGACCCGCATCCTGATGGATGCAGTCGCCGCCCACCAGCCGCCGAAAACAGGGCCATTCCGTCCCAAGCCGCGCTATGCCCACCAAGGCGGCATGAACCCGCCGCTCATCGTCGTGCATGGCAGTGCGCTGGACAAGATCAGCGACAGCTATAAGCGCTATCTGGAAAAAACCTTTATCCAGGCTTTCAAACTACAAGGCACGCCGCTCAGGGTGCAGTTCAACGTCGGCAAAAATCCGTTCGCTGACAGAAAACCCGCGCCGCTCACCCCTGCCGAAGCCAAAGCAGCTCATCGCAAGCGTCGTCAGGGCCGCAAAATGTACGGCAAACAGCGCAAGAAGGATTAA
- the pilW gene encoding type IV pilus biogenesis/stability protein PilW: MTKHQLLLAFLISVIPLGANPAFAESSQPTSIANQTREENRARIHTELGAAYFSRGQYQVALEELHDALSSDNNYAPAYGVMGLVYMELHEDKSAENNFRRAMDLAPGESEIHNNYGWFLCTRHRYDEAMDQFNIALGNPLYPSPERALTNAGICSLQANKPEVAQGYLERSLKFQPNQAQALTKLAQIYYQQGRLFEARTLIERFFENNQPTAEALWLGVRLARKQNNKDAEGSYGLQLRRLFADAPETQLLLQGKYD; the protein is encoded by the coding sequence ATGACTAAACATCAGCTTTTGCTCGCGTTTTTAATCAGTGTCATCCCATTAGGCGCAAATCCGGCTTTTGCCGAATCAAGCCAACCCACCTCGATTGCCAATCAAACTCGTGAGGAAAATCGCGCTCGCATCCATACCGAGTTAGGTGCCGCTTACTTCAGCCGCGGACAATACCAGGTCGCACTGGAAGAGTTGCACGACGCCCTGTCTTCGGATAACAATTATGCGCCAGCTTATGGTGTCATGGGCCTGGTCTACATGGAGTTGCATGAAGACAAATCCGCCGAAAACAATTTCCGCCGGGCAATGGATTTGGCGCCAGGCGAATCCGAGATTCATAACAATTACGGCTGGTTCCTCTGTACCCGCCATCGCTATGATGAGGCGATGGATCAGTTCAACATCGCGCTCGGCAATCCGCTCTACCCATCACCCGAACGCGCGCTCACCAACGCAGGTATTTGTTCGTTACAAGCCAACAAACCCGAAGTAGCTCAAGGCTATCTGGAGAGATCGCTCAAATTCCAGCCTAACCAGGCCCAGGCACTTACCAAACTGGCGCAGATTTATTATCAGCAAGGCCGGCTGTTTGAGGCCCGTACATTGATTGAACGCTTCTTCGAAAACAACCAGCCAACAGCCGAAGCATTATGGCTGGGTGTACGCCTGGCCCGCAAACAGAATAACAAGGATGCCGAAGGCAGCTACGGCTTGCAGTTGCGCCGCCTGTTCGCCGACGCGCCGGAAACTCAGCTTCTATTGCAAGGGAAATACGACTAA
- a CDS encoding dodecin family protein, whose protein sequence is MSEMLKVIEVLAESDKSWEDAAQQAVARAAKSLHGIKSIYIKDFEAKVDGGKIVTYRINANITFLLD, encoded by the coding sequence ATGTCGGAGATGCTGAAAGTAATCGAAGTGCTGGCCGAGTCGGACAAGAGCTGGGAAGACGCGGCGCAGCAGGCGGTGGCGCGTGCCGCCAAATCCTTGCATGGCATCAAGTCCATTTATATCAAGGATTTTGAAGCCAAGGTCGATGGCGGCAAGATTGTCACATACCGCATTAACGCCAATATTACGTTTTTGCTGGACTAG
- a CDS encoding RodZ domain-containing protein yields the protein MEMTDNKETTLSVGTRLRTARQAAGMSINDVSQHIKLTPKQIATIENDGFEELGLVFSRGFVRNYARLVGLDANALVAEMSSTLHSKTESLSIHDEHIPLTSGLSKYWLIMTAIALTLVIGVPLLVYHWLSGDDNPPKIAAAVASVVQAKPAAKPATPALPAKTAAPQPVQPVPEPVATAQPDAAASTPTDNQAMGRVQFQFDQDSWVEIRDSKQHTVISHLYRAGETAEVSGSPPLSLVIGNAPHVTLKYNDQKVDLTAHTAATVARLTLE from the coding sequence ATGGAAATGACGGATAACAAGGAAACAACCCTATCCGTCGGTACGCGCTTGCGTACAGCGCGGCAAGCTGCGGGAATGAGCATTAATGACGTATCACAGCACATCAAACTCACCCCAAAACAAATTGCAACCATAGAAAACGATGGTTTCGAAGAACTGGGGCTGGTATTCAGCCGCGGTTTTGTCCGCAACTACGCACGCCTGGTCGGGCTTGATGCGAATGCCCTGGTGGCCGAGATGTCCAGCACCCTGCATAGCAAGACAGAATCACTGAGCATACACGACGAGCACATCCCGCTTACCAGCGGCTTATCGAAATACTGGCTGATCATGACAGCCATCGCTCTCACTCTGGTAATCGGCGTACCACTCTTGGTATACCACTGGCTCTCGGGGGATGACAACCCGCCCAAAATCGCCGCTGCCGTAGCATCCGTCGTTCAGGCAAAGCCTGCGGCAAAACCGGCGACCCCTGCGTTACCTGCCAAAACTGCTGCGCCACAACCGGTACAGCCAGTGCCGGAACCGGTTGCAACCGCTCAGCCGGATGCCGCCGCCAGCACCCCAACCGACAATCAGGCGATGGGGCGCGTACAATTCCAGTTCGACCAAGATTCCTGGGTTGAAATCCGCGACAGCAAGCAGCATACCGTGATTTCCCATTTATACCGTGCTGGCGAAACCGCCGAAGTATCAGGCTCGCCACCACTTTCGCTGGTCATCGGCAATGCGCCGCACGTCACCCTCAAATACAACGACCAGAAAGTGGATCTGACAGCACACACGGCAGCAACCGTTGCCAGACTCACCTTAGAATAG